One window from the genome of Candidatus Fermentibacter sp. encodes:
- a CDS encoding cyclic nucleotide-binding domain-containing protein: MTVAAQDRRYFKTLTEQEEEAILARCSRVEIAKNDVLFRKGEQSTSMYIVAEGEFVVTDERPSQKVYLSSIRAGGLIGEMSFLDESPRSATVTARESGVVYRLNKEDFVRTLLEAPALGSRLLLAIAILLVDRLRKADAALTSLTVAPSRGGDDGGLAKAVESVRGS, encoded by the coding sequence GTGACCGTGGCTGCTCAGGACAGGAGATACTTCAAGACGCTCACGGAGCAGGAGGAGGAAGCGATCCTCGCCAGGTGCTCCAGGGTAGAGATCGCCAAGAACGACGTGCTCTTCCGCAAGGGAGAGCAGTCCACGTCGATGTACATCGTCGCCGAAGGCGAGTTCGTCGTCACCGACGAGCGGCCCTCGCAGAAGGTATACCTCTCTTCGATCAGGGCCGGAGGGCTGATCGGCGAGATGTCGTTCCTCGACGAGAGCCCCAGGTCGGCGACAGTGACCGCCAGGGAGTCCGGGGTGGTGTATCGCCTCAACAAGGAGGACTTCGTCAGGACGCTCCTCGAGGCTCCCGCCCTCGGATCGCGGCTCCTGCTCGCCATAGCCATCCTCCTCGTCGACAGGCTCCGCAAGGCCGACGCCGCGCTCACTTCGCTCACGGTCGCCCCGTCGCGGGGCGGAGACGATGGCGGGCTGGCGAAGGCCGTCGAATCCGTCAGGGGGTCCTGA